The Pseudomonas orientalis genome contains a region encoding:
- a CDS encoding dipeptidase: protein MHFQLKKLAAATLFAASLAAVATPALANITAEQNTAIVKSFGGASVSDFRGFLGTLAKGDLGKSGDVAPAISAFLNDKTLSAEQQNEINRLLGIYTRVKYGKAALETLRELVEIPTFNVDGLPQYKNPEFLKIADRIQALAKSFNLNFRNVDNRVYEISLEGSGEEVVGVHAHADVVPVTPENWVLKDGTRLDPFKVTLIGDRMYGRGTEDDKNAIVVAMYAMKVIKEEKLPLARTFKLLVDTTEETSGDAIPYYFERNPVPNYNLALDGGYPVVIAEKGSGTVMATFPVRKGEGNGAEIIAMTGGKATNQIPSVSVATLASDNPAELAASLQQAGNDYAKRNGGNFQVSAQVDGKNVKLTVTGVSAHSSEPETGVNPVARMLELIHSVDGKIALKHNHITDAARYAADNWGLDYLGGKLGVGYADDFMGPLTTSPTFVGLDDKAFRLAVNLRAPKGKTPEALKAQIEQKLNAWNTQAKVNVNFTCSLDKPMYRNPEGEWVKALLAVATENLGMQHKFGTSAGATSVHDLPNGVQFGLARPEEKYTGHTDGEFKTVGQFLLDLQIVTEMMGRVGQLPKL from the coding sequence ATGCACTTTCAATTGAAAAAACTCGCGGCTGCCACACTGTTCGCCGCCAGCCTTGCGGCCGTCGCCACACCTGCGCTCGCCAACATCACTGCTGAACAAAACACCGCGATTGTGAAAAGCTTCGGCGGCGCATCCGTCAGCGATTTCCGCGGTTTCCTCGGCACCCTGGCCAAAGGCGACCTGGGCAAGTCCGGTGACGTCGCCCCGGCCATCAGCGCCTTTCTCAATGACAAAACCCTGAGCGCCGAGCAGCAGAACGAGATCAATCGCCTGCTTGGCATTTACACACGGGTCAAGTACGGCAAGGCGGCCCTGGAAACCTTGCGCGAACTGGTGGAAATTCCGACGTTCAACGTAGACGGCCTGCCGCAGTACAAAAACCCGGAATTCCTCAAGATCGCCGACAGGATCCAGGCCCTGGCCAAGTCTTTCAACCTGAACTTCCGTAACGTCGATAACCGCGTGTATGAAATTTCCCTGGAAGGCAGCGGTGAAGAAGTGGTGGGCGTGCATGCCCACGCCGATGTGGTCCCGGTGACGCCGGAAAACTGGGTACTGAAGGATGGCACCAGGCTGGACCCGTTCAAGGTCACGCTGATTGGCGACCGCATGTATGGTCGCGGCACCGAGGATGACAAGAACGCCATCGTCGTGGCGATGTACGCCATGAAGGTGATCAAGGAAGAAAAGCTGCCGCTGGCGCGCACGTTCAAGCTGCTGGTGGACACCACCGAAGAAACCTCCGGTGACGCCATTCCCTACTATTTCGAACGCAATCCCGTACCGAACTACAACCTGGCGCTGGATGGCGGTTACCCGGTGGTGATTGCAGAAAAAGGTTCGGGCACGGTCATGGCCACGTTCCCGGTGCGCAAGGGTGAAGGCAACGGCGCGGAAATTATCGCTATGACCGGCGGTAAGGCCACCAACCAGATTCCGTCGGTCTCGGTCGCCACGCTGGCCAGCGATAACCCGGCTGAACTGGCGGCCAGCCTGCAGCAGGCCGGTAATGACTATGCCAAGCGCAATGGCGGCAACTTCCAGGTGAGCGCCCAGGTTGACGGCAAGAACGTCAAACTGACCGTCACCGGCGTGTCGGCCCATTCTTCGGAACCCGAAACCGGCGTCAACCCGGTGGCACGTATGCTGGAATTGATCCACAGCGTCGATGGCAAGATCGCCCTCAAGCACAACCACATCACGGATGCTGCGCGGTATGCGGCGGACAACTGGGGCCTGGATTACCTGGGCGGCAAATTGGGCGTGGGCTATGCCGATGACTTCATGGGGCCGCTGACCACCTCGCCGACCTTTGTCGGCCTGGATGACAAAGCCTTCAGGCTGGCAGTCAACCTGCGTGCGCCAAAGGGTAAAACCCCGGAGGCACTCAAGGCACAGATCGAGCAGAAACTGAACGCCTGGAACACGCAAGCCAAGGTCAACGTCAACTTCACCTGTTCGCTGGACAAGCCGATGTACCGCAATCCCGAAGGTGAGTGGGTAAAAGCCCTGCTGGCGGTGGCCACGGAAAACCTGGGCATGCAGCACAAGTTCGGCACATCCGCCGGCGCCACGTCCGTGCACGACCTGCCCAACGGCGTGCAATTCGGCCTGGCCCGTCCGGAAGAGAAGTACACCGGCCACACTGACGGTGAGTTCAAGACTGTCGGGCAGTTCCTGCTGGACCTGCAGATTGTGACTGAAATGATGGGACGCGTCGGCCAACTGCCCAAGCTCTGA
- a CDS encoding MotA/TolQ/ExbB proton channel family protein — translation MDMNLLHDVTFYVMYAAMAIAIFIAIERGIYFAYVRRQARALIDALGATVHSERDLPDHLTRRDSLPLNMILPVLAQKTSHCSRKDLDDEIDTQYLKTRAPLARSLWIIETITTAAPLLGLLGTILGIIDTFKALATAGVSDPGQISGGIGTALFATGLGIAIALFCVVFHNFFQDSLERINDQLKILLIRASSGARAHDEVPHRVPTPLHSRTA, via the coding sequence ATGGATATGAACCTGCTCCACGACGTCACCTTCTATGTGATGTATGCCGCGATGGCCATCGCCATCTTCATCGCCATCGAACGCGGCATCTACTTCGCTTATGTCCGGCGCCAGGCCCGCGCCTTGATCGACGCCCTGGGCGCCACCGTGCACAGCGAACGCGACCTGCCGGACCACCTGACCCGTCGCGACAGCCTGCCACTGAACATGATTCTGCCGGTGTTGGCGCAAAAGACCTCCCACTGCTCACGCAAGGACCTCGACGACGAAATCGACACCCAGTACCTCAAGACCCGCGCCCCGCTGGCCCGCAGCCTGTGGATCATCGAGACCATCACCACGGCGGCCCCGCTGCTTGGCCTACTGGGGACCATTCTGGGCATCATCGACACCTTCAAGGCATTGGCCACAGCGGGTGTGTCGGACCCAGGGCAGATTTCCGGGGGTATCGGCACAGCCTTGTTCGCCACCGGGCTGGGGATCGCCATCGCACTGTTCTGCGTGGTGTTCCATAACTTTTTCCAGGACAGCCTGGAGCGCATCAACGACCAGTTGAAGATCCTGCTGATCCGCGCCTCCAGCGGGGCCCGCGCCCACGATGAAGTGCCGCACCGCGTGCCCACGCCACTGCACAGCCGCACGGCCTGA
- a CDS encoding phospholipase D-like domain-containing protein, translated as MSLSIKLRVAGLAGLLLSPLALADFSIAGFELVHTVPVDTTLGTADLRQPGPVWIELFDGAKNRIDIGQFYAADHPGSVMDKVIEHLEAAGKRGVKIRFLLEEKGIKLSDAATLERLRAIPNLTFRVLPFGQLSGGIIHAKYMVVDVSQAFIGSQNFDWRSLEHIHETGLRISDASVVGQVQAIFDQDWQAQQALSDNRPVPLPTAGQAPARTGNYLVASPQRYNPPGVGDSQQELPRLLGEAKKEVRVQLLDYAPLSYGPDRTRPYYAVIDNAVRAAAARGVSIKLMVSNWNTDPLELPYLKSLAVLPNVQIKIVTLPEARQGFIPYARVIHSKTMEIDGQVAWVGTSNWLGGYLDNSRNLEVVMRSEAMAKRVGQLHEQLWDGPYARALNATDEFPAPHPGQH; from the coding sequence ATGTCCCTTTCGATAAAGTTGCGTGTCGCAGGCCTCGCCGGTTTGCTCCTCAGTCCGCTGGCCCTGGCGGACTTTTCAATTGCAGGGTTTGAACTGGTGCACACCGTGCCGGTGGACACCACACTGGGCACTGCCGATCTGCGCCAGCCGGGCCCGGTGTGGATCGAGCTGTTCGACGGCGCAAAAAACCGCATCGATATCGGCCAGTTCTACGCAGCCGACCATCCCGGCTCAGTGATGGACAAGGTCATCGAACACCTGGAAGCCGCCGGTAAACGCGGGGTGAAAATTCGTTTCCTGCTCGAAGAAAAAGGCATCAAGTTATCCGATGCGGCCACCCTCGAACGCTTGCGCGCCATTCCCAACCTGACCTTCCGAGTGCTGCCCTTCGGACAATTGAGCGGCGGGATCATCCACGCCAAATACATGGTGGTGGACGTCAGCCAGGCGTTTATCGGCAGCCAGAATTTCGACTGGCGCTCCCTGGAACATATCCACGAAACCGGGCTACGCATCAGCGACGCAAGCGTGGTCGGTCAGGTCCAGGCGATCTTCGACCAGGACTGGCAAGCCCAGCAGGCCCTCAGCGACAACCGACCGGTGCCACTGCCCACCGCCGGCCAGGCGCCTGCGCGCACCGGCAACTATCTGGTGGCCAGCCCGCAACGCTACAACCCGCCCGGCGTGGGCGATTCACAGCAGGAACTGCCGCGCCTGCTGGGCGAAGCGAAGAAAGAGGTGCGCGTGCAGTTGCTTGACTATGCGCCGCTGTCCTACGGCCCGGATCGGACCCGCCCGTACTACGCGGTAATCGACAACGCCGTGCGCGCCGCCGCTGCGCGTGGGGTGTCGATCAAGTTGATGGTGTCCAACTGGAACACCGACCCGCTGGAACTGCCCTACCTCAAGAGCCTGGCGGTGCTGCCCAACGTACAGATCAAGATCGTCACCCTGCCCGAGGCCAGGCAAGGATTTATCCCCTATGCGCGGGTGATCCACAGCAAGACGATGGAGATCGACGGGCAGGTGGCGTGGGTCGGCACCAGCAACTGGTTGGGCGGTTACCTGGACAATTCGCGCAATCTTGAAGTGGTGATGCGCAGTGAAGCGATGGCCAAACGCGTCGGGCAATTGCATGAACAATTGTGGGACGGACCCTATGCCAGAGCCTTGAACGCGACTGATGAGTTCCCCGCGCCGCACCCTGGCCAGCATTGA
- a CDS encoding M24 family metallopeptidase, whose translation MRHVIELFPSGKTFEAGDELLLDAMLASGLAVPFSCRRGACGSCKVVVTQGEYQAKRLAPDAPAPCYPLATNEMLLCQSRACTDMRLEIPGWSLDTPALVFGARVLSKQAVAPDVIELVLLPDAPVAVRAGQYLKFRLDHGDTRSFSIANLPAEDGGRLVFQIRRVSGGYFSEGILDGLAVGDRLQLEGPFGACTWQDDAADAVVLFATGTGYAGIKPILLSALKHDLEVTLYWGGANSADFYDSAFLDQAALQHPRFRWHPVRASEGRVQEVAVSHGHPWEVAQVYACGNGTMLSQVRTQCLEAGLPSHRFVAEAFVASGRSSVEKAPPAFDPIWEKVGPRYSLDGMLAAREKSIRALAAIASRLKVGMTTGEALEMAAEHLQAMGASHTWHPTYIRFGADTVRPPREAIDRQRRLRASDIVVVDLGPVWDGYEGDYGDTFVFGDSPLHLACTTALHQVFDETRQAWLRGLTGRELYDFAEQSAVAKGWRLARNLAGHRLADFPHALFESKQLAELEIPPSEMAWVLEIQLCHPTEPVGGFFEDMLMLQA comes from the coding sequence ATGCGGCATGTCATCGAACTGTTCCCCTCGGGCAAAACCTTTGAGGCTGGCGACGAGCTGTTGCTTGACGCCATGCTCGCCAGCGGCCTGGCCGTGCCGTTCTCCTGCCGCCGTGGCGCGTGCGGCTCGTGCAAAGTGGTGGTCACCCAGGGCGAGTACCAGGCCAAGCGCCTGGCCCCGGACGCGCCCGCGCCTTGTTACCCCCTGGCCACCAATGAAATGCTGTTGTGCCAGAGCCGTGCCTGCACCGACATGCGCCTGGAAATTCCCGGTTGGTCATTGGATACGCCCGCGCTGGTTTTTGGCGCACGCGTACTCAGCAAGCAGGCAGTCGCCCCCGACGTTATCGAGTTGGTGCTGTTGCCGGACGCACCTGTGGCGGTACGGGCAGGGCAGTACCTCAAGTTCCGCCTGGACCATGGCGATACGCGCAGTTTCTCGATTGCCAACCTGCCTGCCGAGGACGGCGGGCGGTTGGTTTTCCAGATTCGTCGGGTCAGCGGCGGGTACTTTTCCGAGGGCATTCTGGATGGCCTGGCCGTGGGTGACCGCCTGCAACTGGAGGGCCCGTTCGGTGCCTGTACCTGGCAGGACGATGCCGCCGACGCCGTGGTCCTGTTCGCCACGGGCACCGGTTATGCCGGTATCAAGCCGATCCTGTTGAGCGCGCTCAAGCATGATCTGGAAGTGACGTTGTATTGGGGCGGCGCAAACTCTGCGGACTTTTATGACAGCGCTTTCCTGGATCAAGCAGCGCTCCAACATCCGCGGTTTCGCTGGCATCCAGTGCGCGCCTCCGAGGGCAGGGTGCAGGAGGTTGCAGTGAGTCATGGGCATCCCTGGGAGGTGGCGCAGGTTTATGCATGCGGGAACGGCACGATGCTCAGCCAGGTGCGGACCCAATGCCTGGAGGCGGGGCTGCCAAGCCATCGGTTTGTCGCGGAGGCGTTTGTCGCCAGCGGTCGGTCAAGCGTTGAGAAGGCGCCGCCGGCGTTCGACCCGATCTGGGAAAAAGTTGGCCCGCGTTATTCCCTGGACGGCATGCTGGCGGCGCGGGAGAAATCCATACGCGCCCTGGCAGCCATCGCCAGCCGCTTGAAAGTCGGCATGACCACCGGCGAAGCGCTGGAAATGGCCGCCGAACACCTGCAGGCCATGGGCGCTTCGCACACCTGGCATCCCACCTACATCCGGTTTGGCGCCGACACGGTGCGCCCGCCCCGCGAAGCTATCGATCGTCAGCGCAGGCTGCGCGCCAGCGATATCGTGGTGGTCGACCTTGGCCCGGTGTGGGACGGCTACGAAGGCGACTACGGCGACACGTTTGTCTTCGGCGACTCGCCCCTGCACCTGGCCTGCACCACCGCACTGCACCAGGTGTTCGATGAAACCCGGCAAGCCTGGCTGCGCGGCCTGACCGGACGCGAGCTTTACGACTTCGCCGAACAGAGCGCCGTGGCCAAGGGCTGGAGACTGGCACGCAATCTGGCGGGGCATCGCCTGGCGGATTTTCCCCATGCGCTGTTCGAGAGCAAACAATTGGCCGAGCTGGAAATCCCACCGAGTGAAATGGCCTGGGTGCTGGAGATCCAGCTGTGCCATCCCACTGAGCCGGTCGGTGGGTTTTTTGAGGACATGCTGATGTTGCAGGCGTAA